Proteins found in one Lysinibacillus fusiformis genomic segment:
- a CDS encoding YerC/YecD family TrpR-related protein, whose translation MQIEKIRGHQTDQLFKAVLELKDIEECYKFFDDLCTISEIQSLAQRFEVAHLLRLKKTYESIKKETGASTATISRVRRCFDYGNDTYDEMLGRLYPDEKPFQAPKE comes from the coding sequence ATGCAAATCGAAAAAATTCGGGGGCATCAAACAGATCAATTATTTAAAGCAGTGTTAGAGTTAAAGGACATCGAAGAATGCTATAAGTTTTTTGATGATTTATGTACGATTAGTGAAATTCAATCGTTGGCACAACGCTTTGAGGTCGCACATTTATTACGTTTAAAGAAAACCTACGAATCCATTAAAAAGGAAACAGGGGCAAGTACAGCAACGATTTCACGCGTGCGTCGCTGCTTTGATTATGGGAATGATACATATGATGAAATGTTAGGTCGTTTGTATCCTGATGAAAAACCGTTTCAAGCACCAAAAGAATAG
- a CDS encoding YgaP-like transmembrane domain, translated as MMQQANLSEKNAFCRFAMGTSLTAYGIAKVSRNPNCTKGRLMIALGAMKMAEGLFKYCPTKAILSSNMQNAMNTSMQSMFSGQNSMSSEQIDKLMKDFSSAIAGNSSGSQATASKQSDTSTSTQNSSNSSDSSTNKAQNPS; from the coding sequence ATGATGCAGCAAGCAAATTTAAGCGAAAAGAATGCATTTTGTCGTTTTGCCATGGGGACGAGTTTGACCGCATATGGTATCGCTAAAGTTTCTAGAAATCCTAATTGTACAAAAGGTCGATTAATGATTGCATTAGGTGCCATGAAAATGGCTGAGGGACTCTTTAAATATTGTCCAACAAAAGCAATTTTAAGCTCCAATATGCAAAATGCCATGAACACCTCTATGCAAAGTATGTTCAGCGGGCAAAATTCTATGTCTTCTGAACAAATCGATAAGCTCATGAAGGATTTTTCCTCTGCTATAGCTGGCAATTCTTCAGGTTCACAAGCTACTGCTTCAAAACAATCTGACACCAGCACTTCAACTCAAAATTCCTCAAATAGTAGCGATTCTTCAACGAATAAAGCTCAGAATCCTTCTTAG
- the purD gene encoding phosphoribosylamine--glycine ligase, which yields MNVLVIGSGGREHAIAKQFSISPSVNNVFVAPGNDGMRGEVEVVAIDTMDFAGLAQFAKENDIALTFVGPEQPLAEGIVDFFTARGLRIFGPTKAAAQIESSKSYAKEIMNKYNIPTAAHETFTEAEKAIAYIKEQGAPIVIKADGLAAGKGVVVAMTEEEAIEAVEDMIGNQRFGESSSRVVIEEFLDGEEFSFMSFVHKGQIYPMVIAQDHKRAYDGDKGPNTGGMGAYSPVPQISQEVVDIAFQTIVEPTVKGMEADGASFTGILYAGLILTKKGPQVIEFNARFGDPETQVVLPRMVSDFGAFMMALMDEQPFDLQWSEEVMLGVVIAAEGYPGDVEKGKVLPNLETLSTSHAVFHAGTKLVDGQFVGNGGRVLLVGAKAATLQEAQEKVYEGIATETWDHFFFRKDIGWRTLK from the coding sequence ATGAATGTATTAGTAATCGGAAGCGGCGGTCGTGAGCATGCAATCGCTAAACAATTTAGCATCTCTCCATCAGTTAACAACGTATTTGTAGCGCCAGGAAATGATGGGATGCGAGGCGAAGTAGAAGTTGTTGCTATTGATACAATGGATTTCGCAGGTCTCGCTCAATTTGCTAAGGAAAATGATATTGCATTAACATTTGTTGGCCCAGAACAGCCGCTTGCTGAAGGCATTGTCGATTTCTTTACAGCTAGAGGTTTACGTATTTTCGGCCCTACAAAGGCTGCTGCTCAAATAGAAAGCAGTAAATCCTATGCGAAAGAAATTATGAATAAATACAATATTCCTACAGCAGCACATGAAACGTTTACTGAAGCAGAAAAAGCCATAGCCTATATTAAAGAACAAGGGGCGCCTATTGTAATTAAAGCAGATGGTTTAGCGGCTGGTAAGGGCGTTGTTGTGGCAATGACAGAGGAAGAAGCAATTGAAGCTGTAGAGGATATGATTGGGAATCAACGCTTTGGTGAATCTTCTTCACGTGTTGTCATCGAGGAATTTTTAGACGGTGAAGAATTCTCCTTCATGTCCTTTGTACATAAAGGACAAATTTATCCAATGGTTATTGCACAAGACCATAAACGAGCTTATGACGGAGATAAAGGACCAAACACAGGAGGTATGGGTGCTTATTCTCCAGTACCACAAATCTCACAAGAGGTAGTCGATATTGCTTTTCAAACGATTGTAGAACCTACTGTTAAAGGGATGGAGGCAGATGGTGCTTCCTTTACAGGGATTTTATATGCAGGGTTAATTTTAACGAAAAAAGGCCCTCAAGTTATAGAATTTAATGCTCGTTTCGGTGATCCAGAAACGCAAGTCGTATTGCCACGTATGGTTTCAGATTTTGGTGCATTTATGATGGCATTAATGGATGAACAGCCTTTTGATTTACAATGGTCAGAAGAAGTAATGCTTGGTGTAGTCATTGCAGCAGAGGGTTACCCAGGAGACGTTGAAAAGGGTAAGGTATTACCGAATTTAGAGACACTTTCCACATCACATGCAGTTTTCCATGCAGGTACAAAATTAGTAGACGGCCAATTCGTTGGTAACGGTGGGCGTGTACTGTTAGTTGGTGCAAAAGCAGCTACTTTACAAGAAGCACAGGAAAAGGTTTATGAAGGTATTGCAACGGAAACATGGGATCACTTTTTCTTCCGTAAAGATATTGGCTGGCGTACATTGAAGTAA
- the purM gene encoding phosphoribosylformylglycinamidine cyclo-ligase: protein MSKAYEQAGVNIEAGYEAVKRMKSHVERTNRLGVMGTFGGFGGMFDLSELNLKEPVLISGTDGVGTKLKLAFMVDKHDTIGVDCVAMCVNDIVAQGAEPLYFLDYVALGKAEPAKIEQIVKGVADGCVQSGAALIGGETAEMPGLYEEDEYDLAGFAVGACEKSAIVTGEKIVEGDVLIGIASSGVHSNGYSLVRKIVFADHQYAVDAIVEGYEDLGPIGEALLVPTKLYAKPVLAALKAADVHGCAHVTGGGFYENLPRMMPEGLATEIDLGSWPVLRIFEFLKDKGQLEDKDLYNVFNMGIGFVIAVPTTEADKVIAAVEANGEKAYTIGRVIKGDGVVFNGSHDGSLV, encoded by the coding sequence GTGTCAAAGGCATATGAACAAGCAGGTGTAAATATTGAAGCGGGCTATGAAGCCGTAAAACGAATGAAGTCTCATGTTGAACGTACAAACCGTCTAGGTGTAATGGGGACGTTTGGTGGCTTTGGTGGCATGTTTGACTTGTCAGAACTGAATCTTAAAGAACCTGTTCTAATTTCTGGAACAGATGGTGTTGGAACAAAACTAAAACTGGCTTTCATGGTGGACAAGCACGATACAATCGGTGTGGACTGTGTAGCAATGTGTGTAAATGATATTGTTGCACAAGGAGCAGAACCACTTTACTTTTTAGATTACGTAGCGCTTGGAAAAGCAGAGCCTGCAAAAATCGAACAAATTGTCAAAGGCGTTGCAGATGGCTGTGTGCAATCTGGTGCGGCACTAATAGGTGGCGAAACTGCAGAAATGCCTGGTCTTTATGAAGAAGATGAATATGATTTAGCTGGTTTTGCAGTTGGCGCCTGTGAAAAATCTGCCATTGTGACAGGTGAAAAAATCGTAGAAGGCGATGTACTTATTGGGATTGCTTCAAGTGGTGTACATTCAAACGGTTATTCTTTAGTGCGTAAAATTGTCTTTGCAGATCATCAATATGCGGTGGATGCGATTGTAGAAGGCTATGAAGATCTAGGACCAATCGGTGAGGCGCTTCTAGTGCCAACAAAGCTATATGCTAAACCTGTACTAGCAGCTTTAAAGGCAGCAGATGTACATGGTTGTGCACATGTTACAGGTGGAGGTTTCTATGAAAATCTACCACGCATGATGCCAGAAGGACTAGCAACGGAAATCGACTTAGGTTCTTGGCCTGTATTACGTATCTTTGAATTCTTAAAAGATAAAGGGCAGCTAGAAGATAAAGATTTATATAATGTGTTTAACATGGGTATTGGCTTTGTAATCGCTGTGCCAACAACTGAAGCTGATAAAGTAATCGCTGCAGTAGAAGCAAATGGTGAAAAGGCTTATACAATCGGACGTGTTATTAAAGGCGACGGGGTAGTATTTAATGGCTCACATGATGGGAGTTTAGTGTAA
- a CDS encoding heptaprenylglyceryl phosphate synthase gives MDYLEWRHVFKLDPAKDISDEALEKICESGTDVILVGGTDNVTLDGVLDLLVRVRRFEVPIALEISTIDAVTPGYDYYFIPTVLNSDDPKWIKNLHHEAIKEYGDIMVWDELVAEGYCILNPDCKVAHVTGAKTDLTIDDVVAYARMAENFFKLPVFYLEYSGMYGNLEVVSAVKNELKHTKLFYGGGITSAKQAEEMAQIADTVVVGNIIYEDLKAALATVKAVKNTL, from the coding sequence ATGGATTATTTAGAATGGAGACATGTGTTCAAGCTAGATCCAGCGAAGGACATTTCAGATGAAGCACTGGAAAAAATTTGCGAGTCTGGGACAGACGTTATTTTAGTTGGGGGAACAGATAATGTAACGTTGGATGGCGTATTAGATTTACTTGTTCGCGTACGTCGCTTTGAGGTACCGATAGCACTTGAAATTTCTACGATTGATGCGGTAACGCCAGGGTATGACTATTATTTCATTCCTACTGTATTAAATAGTGATGATCCAAAATGGATTAAAAATTTACATCATGAGGCTATTAAGGAATACGGCGATATTATGGTATGGGATGAATTGGTAGCGGAAGGATATTGTATTTTAAATCCTGATTGTAAAGTAGCCCATGTAACGGGTGCGAAAACAGATTTAACGATTGATGATGTGGTAGCTTATGCACGCATGGCAGAAAATTTCTTTAAGCTTCCTGTCTTTTATTTAGAGTACAGCGGAATGTATGGCAATCTGGAGGTAGTCAGTGCTGTGAAAAACGAACTGAAGCATACCAAACTCTTTTACGGTGGGGGCATAACATCTGCAAAGCAAGCAGAGGAAATGGCACAGATTGCAGATACGGTAGTAGTTGGAAATATTATTTATGAAGATTTAAAAGCTGCACTTGCGACTGTTAAGGCTGTTAAAAATACGTTATAA
- a CDS encoding DUF3048 domain-containing protein — protein sequence MFKSKKLWIAIAFSALVIGGCSKDTPKVKEDDDPIIEEETVVEEPVQRPAFVAPLTGEAVQEEITQRPIIVTINNHPAARPQSGLAAADIVYEMLAEGNVTRFLAVYQSELPENIGPVRSARSYFIDMAKGFDAFYVAHGYSPEAKTMLDHRIVDNINGMAYDGILFKRSNDRVAPHNSYITSENILKGAEMVGASMNYSEKVLQAFYEPDERGKIGIETNQVDIYYGNNEDFHNAYVYDHQNNHYERQSAGVDTKDMLTGETVSLANVLFFEMDHRTIDDIGRQAIDLTSGGNAYVFQNGYLREVKWANVNGIPMAVEQSGEPVKLVPGKSWVHFVPSSPGLQAMVKTQP from the coding sequence GTGTTCAAATCGAAAAAATTATGGATTGCTATAGCATTTAGTGCTTTGGTAATCGGGGGATGTTCAAAAGATACACCAAAAGTCAAAGAAGATGATGATCCCATTATAGAGGAAGAAACAGTAGTGGAGGAGCCTGTGCAACGACCAGCATTCGTCGCACCACTTACTGGGGAGGCTGTACAAGAAGAAATTACACAGCGACCTATTATCGTAACAATTAATAATCATCCAGCAGCACGTCCACAATCAGGATTAGCTGCTGCGGATATCGTTTATGAAATGCTTGCAGAAGGTAATGTAACACGCTTTTTAGCAGTATATCAAAGTGAACTGCCTGAAAATATTGGGCCCGTTCGTAGTGCACGCTCTTATTTTATCGATATGGCAAAGGGATTTGATGCCTTTTATGTAGCGCATGGTTATAGCCCAGAGGCGAAAACGATGCTTGATCATCGTATCGTCGACAATATCAATGGTATGGCTTATGATGGTATACTTTTTAAACGCTCTAACGACCGCGTTGCACCACACAATTCCTATATTACATCAGAAAACATTCTAAAAGGTGCTGAAATGGTAGGCGCTTCAATGAATTACAGTGAAAAAGTGCTTCAGGCTTTTTATGAACCTGATGAACGTGGTAAAATAGGTATTGAAACAAATCAAGTTGATATTTACTACGGAAATAATGAAGATTTCCATAACGCGTATGTGTATGATCATCAAAATAATCACTATGAACGACAATCGGCTGGCGTGGACACAAAAGATATGTTAACAGGCGAGACAGTGTCATTGGCAAATGTTCTATTTTTTGAAATGGATCACCGAACAATTGATGATATTGGTCGCCAAGCAATTGATTTAACGTCTGGTGGAAATGCGTATGTATTTCAAAATGGCTATTTGAGGGAAGTCAAATGGGCAAATGTTAATGGAATACCAATGGCTGTAGAGCAATCAGGGGAGCCTGTAAAGCTTGTACCAGGAAAGTCGTGGGTTCATTTCGTACCATCTTCACCAGGGTTACAAGCAATGGTGAAAACGCAGCCTTAA
- the purH gene encoding bifunctional phosphoribosylaminoimidazolecarboxamide formyltransferase/IMP cyclohydrolase, which translates to MTKRALISVSNKDGILEFAKELVALGYEILSTGGTKKMLQDNAVAVTAVDEVTKFPEILDGRVKTLNPMIHGGLLGKFDDASHQAQMNEHGIEPIEIVCVNLYPFVETISKPNVTWDDAIENIDIGGPTMLRSAAKNHQYVTVIVDSNDYATVLEELKVDGATTIETRRKLAAKVFRHTAAYDSYISNYLTEEEFPESLTMTYELKQNLRYGENPHQKAAFYQKRLGSDFSLAYATQLHGKELSYNNIQDGNAALQIVKEFEMPAAVAVKHMNPCGVGTGVTLEAAFDKAYEADPTSIFGGIIALNMEVDAATAEKLSHIFLEIIIAPAFSQEALDILTKKKNIRLLTIPFEQAKQDSFNVVSVEGGLLVQEPDRYGFGNADIKVVTDREPTEQEWEALQLGWSVVKHVKSNAIVVTDSQMTLGVGAGQMNRVGAAKIAFEQAGEKAKGAALASDAFFPMSDTVEAAAAAGITAIIQPGGSIKDQDSIDKANEYGIAMVFTGVRHFKH; encoded by the coding sequence GTGACAAAACGTGCATTAATCAGTGTTTCCAATAAAGATGGTATTTTAGAATTTGCAAAGGAATTAGTAGCATTAGGTTATGAAATTTTATCAACTGGCGGTACAAAAAAAATGTTACAGGACAATGCAGTAGCTGTAACAGCGGTAGATGAAGTAACGAAGTTTCCTGAAATTTTAGATGGTCGTGTAAAAACATTAAATCCAATGATTCACGGTGGTCTATTAGGAAAATTTGACGATGCGTCTCATCAAGCTCAGATGAATGAGCATGGAATTGAGCCAATTGAGATTGTTTGTGTTAATCTATATCCATTTGTTGAAACAATTTCAAAGCCTAATGTAACTTGGGATGATGCAATTGAAAACATTGATATCGGTGGTCCAACAATGTTACGTTCTGCTGCAAAAAACCATCAATATGTAACAGTAATCGTGGACAGCAATGACTATGCAACAGTATTAGAAGAACTAAAAGTAGACGGCGCAACAACGATTGAAACACGTCGTAAACTAGCTGCGAAAGTTTTCCGTCACACAGCCGCTTATGATTCTTATATCTCAAACTACCTGACTGAAGAAGAGTTCCCAGAGAGCTTAACAATGACATATGAATTAAAGCAAAATTTACGCTATGGCGAAAACCCTCATCAAAAAGCGGCTTTCTACCAAAAGCGTCTTGGCTCTGACTTTTCATTAGCCTATGCTACACAATTACATGGTAAGGAGTTATCTTACAACAATATTCAAGATGGTAATGCAGCATTGCAAATTGTGAAAGAATTTGAAATGCCAGCTGCTGTAGCAGTGAAACATATGAATCCATGTGGTGTTGGCACAGGTGTCACATTAGAGGCAGCTTTCGATAAAGCATATGAAGCTGATCCAACATCAATTTTTGGCGGTATTATCGCATTAAATATGGAAGTGGATGCAGCAACTGCAGAGAAGCTAAGCCATATTTTCCTAGAGATTATTATTGCTCCTGCTTTCTCACAAGAAGCATTAGATATTTTAACGAAAAAGAAAAATATCCGCTTACTAACAATTCCTTTCGAGCAAGCGAAACAAGATTCATTCAATGTAGTATCAGTTGAGGGAGGCCTTCTTGTACAAGAGCCAGATCGCTATGGCTTTGGCAATGCGGATATTAAAGTAGTGACAGATCGTGAACCAACAGAACAAGAATGGGAAGCATTACAACTTGGTTGGTCTGTTGTCAAACATGTGAAATCAAATGCGATTGTTGTAACAGATTCTCAAATGACACTTGGCGTTGGCGCAGGTCAAATGAATCGCGTAGGTGCTGCTAAAATCGCCTTTGAACAAGCTGGAGAAAAAGCAAAAGGTGCTGCATTAGCATCAGATGCATTTTTCCCAATGAGTGATACTGTGGAAGCTGCAGCAGCTGCAGGAATTACAGCAATTATTCAACCAGGTGGTTCGATTAAAGATCAAGATTCCATTGATAAAGCTAATGAATACGGCATTGCTATGGTATTCACAGGCGTACGTCATTTTAAACATTAA
- the purN gene encoding phosphoribosylglycinamide formyltransferase: MTAPTKIAVFASGSGSNFQAIQEAIERGELHAKVELVVTDKPGEFVVTRAENFGIPVLALNPKEFTSKAAYETAIIDALHECDVKWIVLAGYMRLISDVLLAAFPQRIVNIHPSLLPAFPGKDAIGQAINHGVKITGVTVHFVDEGMDTGPIIAQAAVPVIEGNREATEAEIHKQEHLLYTKALQQLLQ, encoded by the coding sequence ATGACTGCACCAACAAAAATCGCCGTGTTCGCGTCAGGCAGCGGTAGTAATTTTCAAGCCATTCAAGAGGCCATTGAACGTGGTGAATTACATGCGAAGGTCGAACTTGTGGTCACAGATAAGCCTGGAGAATTTGTAGTAACACGTGCTGAAAACTTTGGGATTCCAGTATTAGCATTAAATCCAAAAGAGTTTACCTCGAAGGCAGCTTATGAAACAGCTATTATCGATGCTTTACATGAGTGCGATGTGAAATGGATTGTGCTTGCAGGTTATATGCGCTTAATCAGTGACGTATTATTAGCAGCCTTTCCACAACGAATTGTGAATATTCACCCCTCCTTATTGCCGGCTTTTCCTGGAAAGGACGCTATTGGACAGGCCATCAATCATGGTGTGAAAATCACAGGTGTAACAGTGCATTTTGTTGATGAAGGAATGGATACTGGACCAATTATCGCTCAGGCAGCGGTACCTGTTATTGAAGGAAATCGTGAAGCAACAGAAGCTGAAATTCACAAGCAAGAGCATCTATTATATACGAAGGCTTTACAGCAATTATTACAGTAA
- a CDS encoding adenine deaminase C-terminal domain-containing protein gives MDPVWKITKIRQQLAVIDGKKAPDIVLKNARYLHSMLKQFVVGNIWILGDRIVYAGDRMPPLLEGTEVVDCTGKTIVPGYVEPHVHPFQLYHPQSFADFCGQLGTTTFISDNLSFVLNLENKKAFSILESLKKLPFSFYWWTRFDSQTELEQEEEVFSNTSILEWLERSDVLLGGELTGWPKLLHGDDQMLYRMQMAKGLGKKIEGHFPGASERTLARMKLLGADGDHEAMTVEEVERRIMQGYAVTLRHSSIRPDLPHLLKGIVEKELPIFDHLMMTTDGSTPSFHEDGVMDKCIQVALDAGVSPIDAYQMASYNVARYYNMSNLHGFIATGRFASLNILQDEYHPVPESVLSKGVWLKRDGNRVHRLATIDYSAIPALDLDFSLDSQDFQFSMPFGIQLVNDVITKPYNSLITKEGQLANHDECYLMLINRKGNWHVNTMIKGFATDVQGFASSYSNTGDILLIGKNKEDMIKAFEEMKAMNGGIVLVEKGEVIADIPLTIGGLLYDGDILTLTEKEKALKQALADRGYQLGDAIYTLLFLQSTHLPYIRITPQGIFDVMKNKLLLPAVMR, from the coding sequence ATGGATCCAGTATGGAAAATAACAAAAATACGTCAGCAATTAGCAGTAATCGATGGGAAAAAGGCACCAGATATCGTGCTGAAGAATGCACGTTATTTGCATAGTATGTTAAAACAATTTGTAGTAGGAAACATTTGGATTTTGGGAGATCGCATTGTCTATGCTGGTGACAGAATGCCTCCTTTATTAGAAGGAACAGAAGTGGTGGATTGTACAGGAAAAACAATTGTTCCAGGCTATGTTGAACCTCATGTACATCCATTCCAGCTTTATCATCCACAATCATTTGCAGATTTTTGTGGTCAGCTTGGGACAACGACTTTTATTTCGGATAATTTAAGTTTTGTTTTAAATTTAGAAAATAAGAAAGCGTTTTCAATTTTAGAGAGTTTGAAAAAGCTACCATTTTCTTTTTATTGGTGGACTCGCTTTGATTCACAAACTGAATTGGAGCAAGAGGAAGAGGTTTTCTCTAATACCTCTATATTAGAGTGGTTAGAGCGAAGTGATGTCTTGCTTGGTGGAGAGTTGACAGGCTGGCCTAAGCTGTTGCATGGTGACGATCAAATGCTTTATCGTATGCAAATGGCTAAGGGACTGGGTAAAAAAATTGAAGGCCATTTCCCAGGAGCTTCAGAAAGAACGTTGGCACGCATGAAACTGCTTGGTGCTGATGGGGATCATGAGGCAATGACAGTGGAAGAGGTAGAGCGTCGCATTATGCAGGGCTATGCTGTAACTTTACGTCATTCTTCCATTCGACCCGATTTACCACATCTACTAAAAGGAATAGTAGAAAAAGAACTTCCGATCTTTGATCATTTAATGATGACAACAGACGGTTCGACACCTTCATTCCATGAGGATGGTGTGATGGATAAATGTATTCAAGTAGCTTTAGATGCAGGGGTATCTCCTATCGATGCTTATCAAATGGCTTCCTATAATGTGGCACGTTATTATAACATGTCCAATTTACATGGTTTTATCGCGACAGGACGTTTTGCTTCATTGAATATTTTACAAGATGAATATCACCCTGTTCCAGAAAGTGTTTTATCAAAGGGTGTCTGGTTGAAGCGTGATGGGAATCGTGTGCATAGATTAGCGACAATTGATTATTCTGCTATTCCAGCATTAGATTTAGATTTTTCATTAGATTCTCAAGATTTTCAGTTTTCTATGCCGTTTGGAATTCAATTAGTTAATGATGTGATTACAAAGCCTTATAACTCTTTAATTACGAAAGAAGGGCAGTTGGCGAATCATGATGAGTGTTATTTAATGCTAATTAACCGAAAAGGTAACTGGCATGTAAATACAATGATTAAAGGATTTGCAACAGATGTTCAAGGCTTTGCATCCTCTTATTCCAACACAGGTGATATATTGTTAATTGGAAAAAATAAAGAAGATATGATCAAAGCCTTCGAAGAAATGAAGGCAATGAATGGTGGTATTGTTCTTGTTGAAAAAGGTGAAGTGATAGCGGATATCCCATTAACAATTGGTGGACTTTTATATGATGGAGATATACTCACATTAACGGAGAAAGAAAAGGCTTTAAAACAAGCTTTAGCAGATCGAGGCTATCAATTAGGAGATGCGATTTATACACTATTATTTTTACAATCTACTCATTTACCATATATTCGTATAACACCACAAGGGATTTTCGATGTGATGAAGAATAAGTTATTATTACCTGCTGTTATGCGCTAA